One part of the Solanum dulcamara chromosome 3, daSolDulc1.2, whole genome shotgun sequence genome encodes these proteins:
- the LOC129881432 gene encoding protein LITTLE ZIPPER 3, whose protein sequence is MDRINSKLYLQNCYIMAENERLRKKAELLNQENQQLLSELKHRLSQAGPSSNNNNNNGGGKNNSIPDLNLSNCSSSKNASSKSKKK, encoded by the coding sequence ATGGATAGAATTAACTCAAAGCTCTACTTGCAAAATTGCTACATAATGGCTGAAAATGAAAGGCTAAGGAAAAAAGCAGAGTTATTGaatcaagaaaatcaacaacTTTTGAGTGAACTCAAACATAGGCTATCACAAGCTGGCCctagcagcaacaacaacaacaacaatggaGGAGGAAAAAACAACTCAATTCCTGATCTCAATCTCTCAAATTGCTCTTCATCCAAGAATGCCTCATCAAAATCcaagaaaaagtga